The window TCCGTGCTCCGTTCCGACATGCACTGCACCCTGCTGTCCCACACTGCGCTGTCGCACACCGCGCTGGCCCACACCGCCGTTTCCGGGCGGTGGTCGTTCCTCCGACAGAGGCGCGACGGTGTCCGCCTGATGCCCGTCCGGAGTGGTCGGACCCGAACGGTGCTGTGGTTCCGGGTGCGAGTTTCCCTCATCCGACGTACTCCTGTCCGTTCATTCCGCGACTGACGGCGGATTGTCGGCGGACCGTGACGTCCCCGTCACCGGGCGGTCACCGTGGGCGGGGCGGACCGGGCGGCGCGACCGGACTTCCGGCTCCGGTCTCCGTCGCCGTGGGGCGACGGAGCAGGGCGACGCCCGCGACCGCGCAGCCCACGGCCCCGACCAGGGTCACCGCGGGGCCCGGCCAGACGCCGCCGATGGTCGGCGCGTCGAAGCGGACGGCCAGCACCACACCGCAGAGGGCGACGAGACCGGTGGGGACGGCCAGCACGAGGGACGCCACCGCGGCAGAGCGTCGTCGCCGCAGCACCATCAGCACCACCACGACCGCCCACAGCGGTCCGAGGAACGGCCACGCCTGCAGCGCGCCCTCGATCCACGGGCCGGCGTCGAGCCGGCGGACACCGACGCCGGCCAGCTCGTAGCTGTTGCGGCTGACCCGTCCTGACCGCACCCAGGGCAGGAACGTGCCGGCGACGAGGACCACCACGGCTGCCCCGCCGATGCCGACCCAGCGAACCGACGTGGTGGGTGACGGCGCCGGGGGCGGGCCCCAGGGTGACGGCGCCGGGCCCCGGTGCGGCGGCGGGAACGGTCCGGACATCGACCCATTGTGACGGTGCGGCGGCGGCTCCGGTCACCCTTCCGGCGGCGTTCGCCCGGGCGACCCTCGCACCGGTGTCTCACCGACAGTGTTCGACCGTCAGCGCACCGCGTTCAGGCGGTGTTCGTCCGTTCTGTGAACACTGGGACGGAAGTTGTGAGCGAGACGGCTGGCTAAGCGGGGGAGGAAAGTGGCATCCTGAGGCGCAAGCGTGTCGCATTGACAAACGTTCCGTCGGTGCCCCGCTCCATGTCCCCGTCCTCAGGAGAGCCAGTGGCGCACGCACGAACCCGGCAGCGCGGCACCTCCGTACGCCGCGCACCCTGGCCCTCCGTGCGGCGCGCCCCCGCCCGGACCCTCGGGATCGGAGCGGGCCTGGTCATCGCCCTGGTGCTCGGTCTGGCCGCGCCCGCCGGTGCACTGCCGCCGCCGCCGGAGAACCCGACCGACGACCAGATCGCCGCCAGCCAGAACCAGGCCGCCGAGATCAACACCGCGGTCGGGCAGCTGTCCGCCCAGGTCGCCAGCACGCAGGGCCAGATCGACGCCCTGCGCAACGACATGCAGCTCAAGCAGGAGCTGTCGCAGAAGGCCGCGATCGACCTCGACATCGCCCAGGCCGACGCCGCGGACGCCGCGACCGCCGCCGAGGAGGCCGCCGCGGTCGCCACCGCCGCGCAGGGGGACATCTCCACCGCGCAGGACAAGGCGGACAGCTTCGCCGCCGCCTCGTTCCGCCAGGGTTCGACGCTGGGATCCATGACCGCCCTCTGGGACGCCGGCAGCGCGGACGAGCTGCTGCAGCGCAACCAGCTGCTGGAGTCCATCTCGGGCAGCCAACTCGACGTCATCGGCAACCTGCAGCGGGCCCAGGTCACCAAGTCCAACCTCGACGCGGCCGCCCGTGAGGCGCTGCAGAAGGCCAAGGACGCCGCCGCCGCGGCCGACGCGGCCAAGCAGGCCGCCGACAGGGCCGCCGCCGACGCGGCGGACGCGCTGCAGGTCGGCCAGGCCCAGCTCGTCACCCTGCAGAACGACCTGTCGAACCAGCAGGTCGCCTACCAGGCCGCGGTCAACACGGTGAACGCGTTGCAGGGCCAGCGGCAGGCCTACGAGGAGTGGCTGGTCCTCAAGGCCGCGGAGGAGGAGCGCCTGCGCAAGGAGGCCGAGGAGGCCGCCCGGAAGGCCGCCGAGGAG is drawn from Nakamurella deserti and contains these coding sequences:
- a CDS encoding NlpC/P60 family protein, with the protein product MRRAPARTLGIGAGLVIALVLGLAAPAGALPPPPENPTDDQIAASQNQAAEINTAVGQLSAQVASTQGQIDALRNDMQLKQELSQKAAIDLDIAQADAADAATAAEEAAAVATAAQGDISTAQDKADSFAAASFRQGSTLGSMTALWDAGSADELLQRNQLLESISGSQLDVIGNLQRAQVTKSNLDAAAREALQKAKDAAAAADAAKQAADRAAADAADALQVGQAQLVTLQNDLSNQQVAYQAAVNTVNALQGQRQAYEEWLVLKAAEEERLRKEAEEAARKAAEEEAARQAAAAAAAAAEAARVAAEQEAQRQAAAAAAEQAAAAERQAARNAQAAAAAAAAQRSADAAAASAAAASAAAPRPAAAKPTTTQPAPSTPTPAYSGDIGQQVVAAAKKWLGTKYVWAGGNANGPTGGGFDCSGLMLYAYAQVGINMPHYSGYQYYEGSRVAKSDLRPGDLVFYAYDTSDPKTIHHVAMYIGDGQMIEAPYTGSWVRIMPLRTSDYIGASRPYA